In the Helicobacter typhlonius genome, one interval contains:
- the thyX gene encoding FAD-dependent thymidylate synthase encodes MCISLLHYTPLHICSHAIRTCWQSFEKGDNGGEKDKELINRVGNKFKHTSTLEHLYYNFYIQGISRACLQELARHRMASFSVKSSRYTLKELKNLPSFLPINAENLARAEEFVVFTQNEQVNHASLRALESLREILCNNISSDIAKFAMPESYRTELSFSINARSLQNLLSLRTSKSALWEIRNLALALFNALPAEQRFIFEHCISTENAEKDA; translated from the coding sequence ATGTGCATTAGTCTTTTGCATTATACACCCTTACATATTTGTAGCCACGCTATACGCACCTGTTGGCAGAGCTTTGAAAAGGGCGATAATGGCGGGGAAAAAGATAAAGAGCTCATCAATAGGGTGGGAAATAAATTTAAGCACACAAGCACCTTGGAACATTTGTATTATAATTTTTACATTCAGGGCATTTCGCGTGCGTGTTTGCAGGAGTTAGCGCGTCATCGTATGGCAAGTTTTAGTGTAAAGTCCTCGCGCTACACACTAAAAGAGCTAAAAAATCTCCCTAGCTTTCTCCCCATAAATGCCGAGAATCTTGCTCGAGCAGAAGAATTTGTCGTTTTTACACAAAACGAGCAGGTCAATCACGCTTCGCTTCGTGCCCTTGAATCTTTGCGCGAGATTTTATGTAACAATATTAGCAGCGATATAGCAAAGTTTGCTATGCCAGAATCCTATCGCACCGAGCTAAGCTTTAGCATTAATGCAAGGAGTCTGCAAAATCTCCTCTCACTTCGCACTTCAAAGTCTGCGCTATGGGAGATTCGCAATTTAGCCCTTGCTCTTTTTAACGCACTCCCAGCAGAGCAGCGATTTATTTTCGAGCATTGTATCAGCACAGAAAATGCGGAAAAAGATGCTTAA
- a CDS encoding DUF354 domain-containing protein encodes MIWLDIIDPKYVMFFKSFIPQLQLLDTLIITTRRSADYDECARLLTLFGIQAYEIGGYGGESRLGKFESRLQRQSGFLALFKRLGQTPKLFITGASVDGVQCAFGLGIPVVHFADTPVAGNTFSAQNLTILSRLTLPLSRLVFRPFVVPEICYTSLGLAPSQVKAYDFIDVALWLQDVPEFARDSMQRVAFMREYDLNQNLPLVLVREEEYMAHYVKKKLPIIYESIELLSAQANILLMPRYGSNELKSAFGAYKNVRILTEKLQPKAFYPFIDLLIGGGGTMNLEACYLGIPVISTRSLLLFHDSFLLESKLMHHAKSAEQVFDLALKILSNPKAHQKRDDLFAPNGLDVSDILADIRALLE; translated from the coding sequence ATGATTTGGCTTGATATTATCGACCCCAAATATGTGATGTTTTTTAAGTCCTTTATCCCACAGCTGCAGTTGCTTGATACACTCATTATCACCACGCGTAGAAGCGCAGATTATGATGAATGCGCTAGACTCTTAACACTTTTTGGCATACAAGCCTATGAAATCGGCGGTTATGGGGGTGAAAGCAGACTTGGCAAGTTTGAATCTCGTTTGCAGAGACAGAGTGGATTCTTAGCACTTTTTAAGAGATTGGGACAAACGCCTAAACTTTTCATCACTGGGGCAAGTGTCGATGGTGTGCAATGCGCCTTTGGGTTAGGCATACCTGTGGTGCATTTTGCCGATACGCCCGTGGCTGGTAATACCTTTAGCGCACAGAATCTTACCATTCTTTCCCGCCTCACCCTGCCACTCTCCCGCCTTGTTTTTCGCCCTTTTGTCGTTCCAGAGATATGCTACACGAGTTTGGGGCTAGCACCCTCGCAAGTCAAGGCTTACGATTTTATCGATGTTGCACTATGGTTGCAAGATGTGCCTGAATTTGCGCGGGATTCTATGCAGAGAGTGGCATTTATGCGTGAGTATGATTTAAATCAGAATCTACCTCTCGTGCTTGTGCGTGAGGAGGAGTATATGGCGCATTATGTGAAGAAAAAATTGCCTATTATATATGAAAGTATAGAACTACTAAGCGCACAGGCGAATATCTTGCTTATGCCGCGTTATGGGAGCAATGAGCTAAAATCTGCCTTTGGTGCGTATAAAAATGTGCGCATACTCACAGAAAAGCTTCAGCCAAAGGCGTTTTATCCATTTATAGACTTGCTTATCGGTGGCGGCGGGACAATGAATCTTGAGGCGTGTTATTTGGGGATTCCCGTGATTTCTACGCGCTCACTTTTGCTTTTTCACGATAGTTTTCTTTTAGAATCTAAGCTAATGCACCACGCAAAATCCGCCGAGCAGGTGTTCGACCTTGCTTTAAAGATACTCTCTAACCCCAAAGCGCATCAAAAACGAGATGACCTCTTTGCGCCAAATGGGCTAGATGTGAGCGATATTCTAGCAGATATACGCGCGTTGTTGGAGTAG